In one window of Gadus chalcogrammus isolate NIFS_2021 chromosome 12, NIFS_Gcha_1.0, whole genome shotgun sequence DNA:
- the uhrf1 gene encoding E3 ubiquitin-protein ligase UHRF1, which translates to MWIQVRTMDGSQTHRVDNLSKLTKVDELRLKIQELFKVEPERQRLFYRGKQMEDGHTMFDYSVGLNDIVQLLLRTAAPAVETAKTKDAKEPKDAELSDSDSGCGSAQSESDKSSTHGEPEAPQAAGTSASADTQELIDPGFGLYKINEFVDARDLNMGAWFEAQILKVTKGPEPSPEKEEPGTPTDEDIRYHVKYEDYPENGVVQLLAKDIRPRARTVYQWHQLEPGMVVMVNFNPDDPKERGYWYDAEINKKKETRTAHEIHAKILLGEAGDSLNDCRIMFLTEIYKIEEAGGPDNSAPGSESPLKRSNGPECKHCKDNPKKNCRWCNCHACGIKQDPDKQLLCDECDMAFHMYCLDPPLTSIPDDEDWYCPSCRNDVSEVVRAGEKLKDSKKKSKMASASSSSQRDWGKGMACAGRTKQCTIVPSNHYGPVPCVPVGSQWKFRVQVSESGVHRPHVAGIHGRSNDGAYSLVLAGGYEDDVDDGNEFTYTGSGGRDLSGNKRTAEQSCDQKLTNMNRALALNCNTPVNDKDGAEAKNWKAGRSVRVIRSSKGRKHSKYSPEDGNRYDGIYKVVKYWPEKGKSGFLVWRYLLKRDDDEPAPWTRDGKERIKKLGLTMNYPEGYLETQAAKEKEKENKSEPEEETPTKGKRKRKSQGTDSAKSSPAKGTPKKMKVEVYKLTGEQKSLIKEDEANKKIWVEAKQSLALGPKFLNKVEEMFLCICCQEVVYQPVTTDCQHNVCKECLQRSFRADVYTCPACRHDLGKNYAMNVNNPLQVILNQFFPGYSSGR; encoded by the exons ATGTGGATCCAAGTACGGACGATGGACGGGAGCCAGACCCACCGGGTGGACAACCTGTCCAAGCTCACCAAGGTGGACGAGCTGCGCCTCAAGATCCAGGAGCTCTTCAAGGTGGAGCCCGAACGACAGAGGCTCTTCTACCGCGGCAAACAG ATGGAAGACGGCCACACCATGTTCGACTACAGCGTGGGTCTCAACGACATCGTGCAGCTCCTGCTGAGGACGGCCGCTCCGGCCGTGGAGACGGCGAAGACCAAAGACGCCAAGGAGCCCAAGGACGCCGAGCTCTCCGACTCGGACTCCGGCTGTGGCTCGGCCCAGAGCGAGTCCGACAAAAGCTCCACCCACGGGGAGCCCGAGGCCCCACAGGCCGCCGGGACCTCCGCGAGCGCCGACACGCAAGAACTCATCGACCCTGGGTTCGGCTTGTACAAG ATCAATGAGTTTGTGGACGCCAGGGACCTGAACATGGGGGCGTGGTTCGAGGCCCAGATACTGAAGGTCACCAAGGGGCCGGAGCCGAGCCCAGAGAAGGAGGAGCCGGGCACACCCACGGATGAGGACATTCGCTACCACGTCAAATACGAAGA CTATCCAGAGAACGGCGTGGTCCAGCTGCTGGCCAAGGACATCCGGCCGCGCGCCCGCACAGTCTACCAGTGGCACCAGCTGGAGCCCGGCATGGTCGTCATGGTGAACTTCAACCCAGACGACCCCAAGGAGCGGGGGTACTGGTACGACGCCGAGATCAACAAGAAGAAGGAGACCCGGACGGCGCATGAGATCCACGCCAAGATCCTGCTCGG TGAGGCTGGCGACTCCCTTAACGACTGTCGGATCATGTTCCTGACGGAGATCTACAAAATCGAAGAGGCCGGGGGTCCAGACAACTCGGCCCCGGGATCGGAAAGCCCGCTGAAAA GGTCCAACGGGCCCGAGTGCAAGCACTGCAAGGACAACCCCAAGAAGAACTGCCGCTGGTGCAACTGTCACGCGTGTGGCATTAAGCAGGACCCCGACAAGCAGCTGCTGTGCGACGAGTGTGACATGGCCTTCCACATGTACTGCTTGGACCCCCCGCTCACGTCCATCCCCGACGACGAGGACTG GTATTGTCCCAGTTGCCGTAACGATGTAAGCGAGGTGGTGAGGGCTGGTGAGAAGCTGAAGGACAGCAAAAAGAAGTCCAAAATGGCCTcggccagctcctccagccaAAGAGACTGGGGCAAA GGCATGGCCTGTGCAGGTCGCACTAAACAGTGCACCATCGTGCCGTCCAACCACTATGGCCCAGTGCCTTGTGTCCCAGTTGGGTCCCAGTGGAAGTTCAGGGTGCAG GTGAGCGAGTCTGGTGTCCACCGGCCCCATGTCGCCGGTATCCATGGAAGGAGCAACGATGGAGCCTACTCCCTGGTGCTAGCCGGAGGCTACGAGGATGACGTG GATGACGGTAATGAGTTCACTTACACTGGATCCGGAGGACGGGATCTGTCCGGCAACAAGAGGACCGCCGAACAGTCATGTGACCAAAAACTGACCAACATGAACAG GGCACTGGCTCTGAACTGCAACACGCCTGTGAACGATAAGGACGGGGCGGAGGCCAAGAACTGGAAGGCTGGCAGGTCTGTCCGGGTGATCCGCAGCTCCAAGGGTCGCAAACACAGCAAATACAGCCCAGAGGACGGCAACCGCTACGACGGCATCTACAAG GTGGTGAAATACTGGCCGGAGAAGGGGAAGTCTGGTTTCCTGGTGTGGCGGTACCTGCTGAAGAGGGACGACGACGAGCCAGCACCCTGGACCAGAGACGGCAAGGAGCGCATCAAGAAGCTGGGGCTCACCATGAAT TATCCAGAAGGCTATCTTGAGACCCAGGCagcgaaggagaaggagaaggaaaacaaGAGTGAGCCAGAGGAGGAGACCCCAACCAAgggcaagaggaagaggaaatctCAGGGTACAG ACTCGGCCAAGTCCTCCCCGGCCAAAGGAACGCCTAAGAAGATGAAGGTGGAGGTTTACAAGCTCACCGGGGAGCAGAAGTCCCTGATTAAGGAGGACGAGGCCAATAAGAAGATCTGGGTCGAGGCCAAGCAGTCGCTGGCGCTGGGACCG AAGTTCCTGAACAAGGTGGAAGAAATGTTCTTGTGCATCTGCTGTCAGGAGGTGGTCTACCAGCCTGTCACCACAGACTGCCAACACAACGTCTGCAAG GAATGTCTGCAGAGGTCTTTCAGGGCAGACGTGTACACCTGCCCCGCCTGCCGACACGACCTGGGCAAGAACTACGCCATGAACGTCAACAATCCACTGCAGGTCATTTTGAATCAGTTCTTCCCCGGATACAGCAGTGGACGATGA